From Plasmodium brasilianum strain Bolivian I chromosome 7, whole genome shotgun sequence, the proteins below share one genomic window:
- a CDS encoding hypothetical protein (conserved Plasmodium protein), whose translation MDDSTYTSCYNEKQKNSYNLFSNITKFCCNRSYSSSLVVDERYIKLISDRYYEDPTNNECEDKLKDQYSDDFFLGKSNFNLSNKGKHINQCDTPPKLMTDLKEKPRNNCKEIYVKNETDNYIYSCEQPIHMIKKNSSFYYNIPVHIPNDTISDEVELKRGSNNETVKLHNNGIYINKNVIKDKNEETISKYKCQKSKAINSKSNEYKKNYCMDKIRICKQREKDVYRGTYIHNGEKFVYNGLTVGHNSIKKCNDTKEELLFGKINTSTGMEDNKEDNKLENLVKDSIIVRNDKYGAYEKKFICSPSGRKSNGNEKCLTVDKSFNSTYKKTSFIPSNSIIANDENDQGINCSTVLQPIIKTEEKLLFLDKFCQTIRRKKGKKIRRKKKNRIKIKRGIKLFRKNKNNKIIKFNLKRTKDYSKKRLGIRKRKSIKTKYVKNSEKSDYQKKQKKKQKIKNNLKESYIYGEKSKKRNKLSSKKSRVHATKLSNIKTRKEVISNVKKNKNSTMFQHNLLPKNDNTSKQKKYTKDESYRLKKLTNKISNTHDEKMKNIYEQGNNKIYNIVPKINIEKLNEINNTLVTQNCISRSNSKNLLSVEREMSSTICAALDRNITYTCNDKMFVKNYKNDLDNSNLYDKIEDTSYRIFTLERNISESKKSIQLSNTTNDNDYIVNVKDVSYTKNGNSQYFQKKYRSTNKNDCNTKSSSSNSENFINIKALCENDLCDPHQSNLYEESKKKNLVYLEETPTRNNSSTSSSCNGNDDSDKTNFQVHRENVEQALLKYQEEYNNNINCGELTLRILKKLADILSDRDEYIYSNKLDIEKHDKCAINKSSKKLEEKISINGNFDKCEECNLFHSKREKKNYVKSKSCDSFFSRTFFTTNEEHTNLVLKFLGKGRNIRDNNKNMFLFNSNLLHQRSLFMAQGTYVSQVVYILNSIIFYSNKLKNLLNFSIKRGYANFYSLEVKFFMLCLINLIEKFKTNNFSTCLERVSTLINEVLKRAKTNILKFPRKAEITKFELVVIKIYFIELLKMSALLSSLKQGSRTGSKCLSPSPSLILSASSLSLSASSLSASSLSASSLSASSLSISSLSKPWKMCYRFCDHLEQTVSVCDVKQTSKLLTDIVLTEREINEVYKKNEESTGKKSFHPCSSFYETGRSGSSSSSSSSSSSSSSSSNSGSTIWKKLYKEINKKYEANSKNEENMNLKIETHLGENEKYLKKMNFLHTDKHIRRDVYHGLIPMEHDQKLESPNMHNNSNYNSNRNRNKSSNNNSNKNRSSSDNSSIKDLNDPYILMKILKINLLQLTRYNNDKMNYLILLMKYLNKLRYIYKVNKYIPFNKKNRTNAVNDIRKLIVNINEEKNLLMKENETFLYIQTLKSIKTKQNKLEQQIIEILEVFFENNFHNNDDINSSTHKHDNVDNFEKATYVEKRKGKKFKTDIGSYRNRDICRDKIKTKHPTTTATTAITTDTITTNNEHDDEKKAQVMHDNNCYYIDETEQLQQLNHFLNSIIISCKNDEILQKPNYHYAMLKKYNQELSLMNDLHRNDNTLTIDRLDHMTVCDFANHVYFYIKRTKFNNKFGKIKKKNYNSFQKSQGRKGTVLQALHDFYLQNDGDNTVINGNLNANDDVTYTFEVCP comes from the coding sequence ATGGATGACAGTACCTATACAAGTTGCTATAACGAAAAGCAAAAGAATTCTTATAACCTTTTTAgcaatataacaaaattttgtTGCAATAGAAGTTATTCTAGCTCTCTGGTTGTTGATGAAAGATATATCAAATTGATTAGTGACAGATATTATGAAGACCCAACTAATAATGAATGCgaagataaattaaaagatcaATACAGTGATGATTTTTTTCTAGGCAAAAGCAATTTTAATCTAAGTAATAAAGGAAAACATATAAACCAATGCGATACACCACCAAAATTAATGACTGATTTGAAGGAAAAGCCCAGGAATAATTGTAAAGAGATATAcgttaaaaatgaaacagataattatatttattcgtGTGAACAACCCATACatatgattaaaaaaaatagctctttttattataatattcctGTTCATATCCCTAATGATACTATATCGGATGAAGTAGAGTTAAAAAGGGGATCTAACAACGAGACTGTAAAGCTACACAATAATggaatttatataaacaaaaacgttataaaagataaaaatgagGAAACTATTTCAAAATACAAGTGCCAAAAATCAAAGGCAATTAACAGTAAAAgcaatgaatataaaaaaaactattgTATGGacaaaataagaatatgtaagcaaagagaaaaagatGTATATAGGGGAACTTATATCCATAATGGagaaaaatttgtttataacGGTCTAACCGTAGGACATAACTCAATCAAAAAATGTAATGATACGAAAGAGGAGTTACTATTTGGTAAAATAAACACATCAACTGGAATGGAAGACAACAAGGAGGAcaataaattagaaaatttgGTAAAAGATTCAATTATAGTTCGTAATGATAAATATGGAGCATACGAAAAGAAATTCATCTGTTCACCATCAGGGAGGAAAAGTAatggaaatgaaaaatgctTAACTGTAGATAAATCTTTTAAcagtacatataaaaaaacaagcTTCATTCCTTCAAATTCAATAATAGccaatgatgaaaatgatcAAGGAATTAACTGTTCTACCGTACTGCAGCCAATTATAAAAacagaagaaaaattattgttcCTTGATAAATTCTGTCAAACGATTCGaagaaaaaaggggaaaaaaataagaagaaaaaaaaaaaacaggattaaaataaaaagaggaaTCAAACTTTttcgaaaaaataaaaataataaaattataaaatttaatttaaaaagaacaaaagacTATAGTAAGAAAAGATTAGGAATTAGAAAAAGGAAGTCTATAAAGACAaagtatgtaaaaaattcCGAAAAAAGTGACTAccagaaaaaacaaaagaaaaaacaaaagatcAAAAATAACCTAAAAGAgagttatatatatggagaaaaaagtaaaaaaaggaataaattaAGCTCAAAAAAATCTAGGGTACATGCAACAAAGTTATCAAATATAAAGACAAGAAAAGAAGTCATATCAAACGTAAAGAAGAATAAGAATTCCACCATGTTTCAGCATAATCTGCTTCCTAAGAATGACAATACCTCTAAGCAAAAGAAATATACAAAAGATGAATCCTacagattaaaaaaattaactaataaaatttcaaataCTCATgacgaaaaaatgaaaaacatttatGAACAAggtaataacaaaatatacaatatagtaccaaagataaatatagaaaagttgaatgaaattaataatacGCTGGTAACACAAAATTGCATCAGTAGAAGCAATagcaaaaatttattaagtgTAGAACGTGAAATGAGTTCCACTATATGTGCTGCATTGGATAGAAATATAACCTATACTTGCAATGATAAAATGtttgttaaaaattataagaacGATTTAGACAATTCaaatttatatgataaaattgaGGATACTTCATACAGAATATTTACTTTAGAACGAAATATTTCAGAATCTAAAAAGAGTATTCAGCTTTCTAACACCACGAATGACAATGATTATATCGTGAACGTTAAAGATGTTAGTTATACGAAGAATGGGAACAGTCAgtatttccaaaaaaaatatagaagcacaaataaaaatgactGCAACACAAAATCAAGCAGTAGTAAttctgaaaattttattaatataaaagcaCTATGTGAGAATGACTTATGCGACCCTCATCAGAGTAACTTATATGAGgaatctaaaaaaaaaaatttggtcTATTTGGAAGAAACTCCTACTAGAAACAATAGTAGCACCAGTAGCAGCTGTAATGGTAATGATGACAGTGACAAAACTAATTTCCAAGTACATCGTGAAAATGTAGAACAAGCATTACTCAAATATCAAGAGgaatataacaataacatAAATTGTGGTGAGTTAACACTGAGGATTTTAAAAAAGCTAGCTGACATTTTGAGTGATAGagatgaatatatatattcgaaTAAGCTTGATATAGAAAAACATGACAAATGTGCCATAAACAAGAgtagtaaaaaattagaagaaaaaatatcaatAAATGGTAATTTTGACAAATGTGAGGaatgtaatttatttcattctaaaagggaaaaaaaaaattatgtcaAAAGCAAAAGTTGTGATTCTTTTTTTAGCAGAACTTTTTTTACCACAAATGAAGAGCACACAAATTTGGTTCTCAAGTTTTTGGGTAAAGGAAGAAATATAAgggataataataaaaatatgtttttatttaattcaaaTCTATTGCATCAGCGCTCCCTTTTTATGGCGCAAGGAACGTATGTAAGTCAGGTGGTTTATATACTAAATTCTATCATATTTTACTCtaataaactaaaaaatttgCTAAATTTCTCTATCAAGAGAGGATATGCAAATTTCTACTCTTTAgaagttaaattttttatgctttgtctcattaatttaattgaaaaatttaagactaataatttttctacaTGTTTGGAAAGAGTGTCAACCTTAATAAACGAAGTATTAAAAAGGGCTAAAACCAATATACTGAAATTTCCCAGAAAAGCtgaaattacaaaatttgaattggttgttataaaaatatactttattGAGTTGCTCAAAATGTCGGCATTGTTGTCTTCACTGAAACAGGGTAGTAGAACAGGTTCTAAGTGTCTTTCACCTTCGCcatcattaatattatctGCTTCTTCATTATCACTATCTGCATCATCGTTATCTGCATCATCGTTATCTGCATCATCGTTATCTGCGTCATCGTTATCTATTTCATCATTGTCAAAACCATGGAAAATGTGTTATCGTTTTTGTGATCATCTTGAACAAACCGTTTCTGTGTGTGACGTAAAACAAACGAGTAAGCTACTCACTGATATAGTACTTACAGAGAGAGAAATAAATgaagtatataaaaagaacGAAGAAAGTACGGGTAAGAAATCTTTTCATCCATGTTCATCATTCTATGAAACAGGAAGAAGcggtagtagtagtagtagtagtagtagtagcagtagtagcagtagtagcagtaacaGTGGGAGTACCATTTGGAAGAAGTTGTACAAGgaaattaacaaaaagtaTGAGGCGAATTCTAAAAACGAGGAAAACATGAActtaaaaatagaaacacATTTAggtgaaaatgaaaaatatttaaaaaaaatgaatttctTACATACAGATAAGCATATTAGAAGAGATGTATACCATGGCCTGATTCCTATGGAACATGACCAAAAGTTGGAAAGCCCCAACAtgcataataatagtaattataACAGTAATAGAAACAGGAATAAAAGTAGCAATAATAACAGCAATAAAAACAGAAGTAGTAGCGATAATAGCAGCATTAAGGACTTGAATGATCCTtacattttaatgaaaattctGAAGATAAACTTGCTACAGCTAACACGGTATAACaatgataaaatgaattatttaattttgttgatgaaatatttaaacaagttaagatatatatataaggtaaacaaatatatcccatttaataagaaaaaccGAACAAATGCAGTTAATGATATTAGAAAATTAATAGTAAACATTAATGAGGAGAAAAATCTATTGatgaaagaaaatgaaacctttctttatatacaaacattAAAATCTATTAAGACAAAGCAAAACAAATTAGAACAAcaaataatagaaattttAGAggtattttttgaaaataattttcacaaTAATGATGACATTAATAGCAGTACTCACAAGCATGATAATGTTGACAATTTCGAAAAGGCTACATACGTGGAGAAGCGAAAAGGAAAGAAGTTTAAGACTGATATAGGTAGTTACAGGAATAGAGATATTTGCagggataaaataaaaacaaagcaccctactactactgctaccaCTGCTATCACTACCgatactattactactaataACGAACatgatgatgaaaaaaaagcacAAGTTATGCATGATAACAACTGCTACTACATTGATGAAACAGAACAATTACAGCAATTAAACCATTTCTTaaatagtattattatatcctgtaaaaatgatgaaatattACAGAAGCCAAATTATCATTATGCTATGCTGAAGAAATATAATCAAGAATTATCCCTGATGAATGATCTTCATAGAAATGATAACACGTTAACTATAGATCGTTTAGATCATATGACTGTTTGTGATTTTGCTAACCatgtgtatttttatattaaaagaacTAAATTTAACAACAAATTcggaaagataaaaaaaaaaaattataacagttTTCAGAAGAGTCAAGGGAGGAAAGGTACAGTACTTCAAGCATTACATGActtttatttacaaaatgatGGAGATAATACAGTAATTAATGGTAATCTTAATGCTAATGATGATGTTACTTATACTTTTGAAGTATGCCCTTGA
- a CDS encoding pre-mRNA-splicing factor ATP-dependent RNA helicase PRP43: protein MNEVADSESEKDCERSSLVEDVLNQNEKIKRKNINKSHVKNNKKIKLNNTVSKDIERELTLENPYQVNTDVNLKYESNNDVPINNSSDYSNVIDVVYSASKVNISSDLHVHSGSNIKMSTAARKSTNSNDNNVNSYYSTTTTTATTTTTTTNNNNNNSNNNNSNNNSNNNNNNNTNNNSNNNNNNNTNNNSNNNNNNRSSANLDEQRGKTPPNIGVTNIYGHTSSSSNNNSNKNCNGTSIPSNYLLKSGYATKEGNKDKQVDEVAEGECTIMSNNVSIRGTNSGANCSTEEPTLINKLTNKRYSDRYLQLLEEKKKLPAWGAKKNFLKLFKKNNVLIIVGDTGSGKTTQISQFVLESKFSEKKSIAVTQPRRVAAMSVATRVSEELDVELGTYVGYTIRFEDRSSSKTIIKYLTDGMLLRESMSDPLLKKYNTIILDEAHERTLATDILFGVIKNIQEKRNDLKLIVMSATLDAEKFQNFFNGSKILNIPGRLHPVEIFYTLEPEKDYIRVVIRTVYDIHVNEEEGDILVFLTGEEEIEMTKKEIEKLVSKNMNAGQLVVLPLYSSLPPTQQQRIFEPAPEPRFKGDKKGRKCILATNIAETSITIDGIVYVIDPGFSKQKVYNPRARIESLLIAPISKASAQQRAGRAGRTKPGKCFRLYTEKCFDQTLPEQTYPEILRSNLGSVVLNLKKLGIDDLVHFDFMDPPAPETLMRALEQLNYLGALDDEGDLTEKGHLMSEFPVDPQLAKVLIESPNYSCSSEILTIAAMLSVPHCFLRPKVKGKEADEMKARFSHLDGDHLTLLNVFHVYVKYALVDINASKKFCYEYYLNHRAMTSAQNVRSQLLRTMERLNLKIVSINPSNPDYYVNIRKSILSGFYQQVAYKTSKGYYITVKDIQIVTLHPSTVFQINPEWVIYHELILTTKNFIRTVTKIDGKWLLEMAKDYYALDDIPNSEAKNELKVLLKNAA from the coding sequence ATGAACGAGGTAGCAGATAGCGAATCCGAAAAAGACTGCGAGCGCAGTAGCCTAGTGGAAGATGTACTAAaccaaaatgaaaaaatcaaaaggaaaaacataaataagtcacatgtaaaaaataataaaaagataaaattaaataatacagTTAGTAAAGATATAGAAAGAGAACTAACATTGGAAAACCCATATCAAGTTAATACAGatgttaatttaaaatatgaaagtaACAATGATGTGCCAATAAATAATAGCAGTGACTACTCTAATGTGATTGATGTTGTATACAGCGCTAGTAAGGTCAACATTAGTAGTGATCTCCATGTACATAGCGGTAGCAACATTAAGATGTCCACTGCTGCAAGGAAGAGTACAAATAGTAATGATAACAATGTCAATAGTTATTAtagtactactactactactgctactactactactactactactaataataataataataatagtaataataataatagtaataataatagtaataataataataataataatactaataataatagtaataataataataataataatactaataataatagtaataataataataataatcgtAGCAGTGCTAATCTTGATGAGCAGAGAGGGAAAACCCCCCCCAATATTGGAGTTACAAATATCTATGGGCATACcagcagtagtagtaacaataacagtaacaagAACTGTAATGGTACTAGTATCCCTTCGAACTACTTGTTAAAGAGCGGTTACGCGACCAAGGAAGGAAACAAAGATAAACAAGTGGACGAGGTAGCGGAGGGGGAGTGCACCATTATGAGTAACAATGTTAGCATTAGAGGTACCAATAGCGGGGCTAATTGCAGCACTGAAGAGCCCACACTGATAAACAAACTGACGAACAAAAGATACAGCGATAGGTACCTTCAACTGCTGGAGGAAAAGAAGAAGCTACCTGCATGGGGTGCGAAAAagaactttttaaaattatttaaaaaaaataatgtgttAATTATTGTTGGTGATACGGGTAGTGGTAAGACAACACAGATTTCTCAGTTTGTATTAGAATCAAAATTTAGTGAAAAAAAATCGATAGCTGTAACTCAACCAAGAAGAGTAGCAGCTATGAGTGTAGCAACAAGAGTATCAGAAGAGTTAGATGTAGAATTAGGAACATATGTAGGATATACGATTAGGTTTGAAGATAGATCAAGCAGTAAAAcgataattaaatatttaacagATGGAATGCTATTAAGGGAATCAATGAGTGATCCTttgcttaaaaaatataataccaTAATTTTAGATGAAGCACATGAACGAACATTAGCTACAGATATTCTATTTGgtgtaattaaaaatattcaagaaaagagaaatgatttaaaattaatagttATGTCTGCAACATTAGATGCagaaaaatttcaaaatttttttaatggttcaaaaatattgaacATCCCAGGTAGATTACATCCtgtagaaatattttatacactTGAACCAGAGAAAGATTATATCAGAGTTGTGATTAGAACTGTATATgatatacatgtaaatgaAGAAGAGGGTGATATTTTAGTTTTCTTAACAGGTGAAGAAGAAATAGAAATGACAAAGAAAGAAATTGAAAAGTTGgtttcaaaaaatatgaatgcAGGGCAATTAGTAGTTTTACCGTTATACTCTTCCTTACCTCCAACACAACAACAAAGAATATTTGAACCAGCACCAGAGCCAAGATTTAAAGGagataaaaaaggaagaaaatgcATATTAGCTACAAATATAGCTGAAACGTCAATAACTATTGATGGAATTGTTTATGTAATAGATCCAGGTTTTTCAAAACAAAAAGTGTATAATCCAAGGGCACGAATAGAATCATTATTAATTGCTCCTATATCGAAAGCATCAGCTCAACAAAGGGCGGGAAGGGCAGGTAGAACGAAACCTGGTAAATGTTTTCGCTTATATACTGAAAAATGTTTTGATCAAACTTTACCTGAACAAACATATCCTGAAATATTAAGATCAAATTTAGGTTCAGttgtattaaatttaaaaaaattaggaatTGATGATTTAGTTCATTTTGATTTTATGGATCCACCTGCTCCTGAAACTTTGATGAGAGCCTTAGAACAGTTAAATTATTTAGGTGCATTAGATGATGAAGGTGATTTAACTGAAAAAGGGCATCTCATGTCTGAATTTCCTGTAGATCCACAGCTAGCCAAAGTATTAATAGAATCCCCAAATTATTCTTGTTCTAGTGAAATACTAACTATTGCTGCTATGTTATCTGTTCCTCATTGTTTTCTGAGACCAAAAGTAAAAGGTAAAGAAGCAGATGAAATGAAAGCAAGATTTTCACATTTAGATGGTGATCATTTAACTCTACTAAATGTTtttcatgtatatgtaaagtATGCCTTAGTTGACATAAATGCATCTAAGAAGTTCTGTTATGAGTACTATCTAAATCATAGAGCTATGACATCTGCTCAAAATGTTAGGAGTCAATTACTTAGAACTATGGAAcgattaaatttaaaaattgtgtCTATTAATCCTTCTAATCCGGattattatgttaatataagaaaatcaATTTTAAGTGGGTTTTATCAACAAGTCGCATATAAAACTAGTAAAGGTTATTATATAACTGTTAAGGATATTCAAATTGTTACCTTGCACCCGTCAACcgtttttcaaataaatccTGAATGGGTCATATATCATGAGCTTATACTAACAACCAAGAATTTTATAAGGACAGTTACGAAAATTGACGGAAAGTGGTTACTCGAGATGGCAAAGGACTACTATGCGCTGGATGATATTCCAAACAGTGAAGCGAAAAATGAGCTTAAGGTACTACTCAAAAATGCTGCTTAG